The genomic region TCGGTCAAGTCCGGCAACATCGCCGAGCTGATCAAGCAGGAGGACATCGACGGCGCCCTGGTCGGCGGAGCCAGCCTGGACGCCGAGGAGTTCGCCAAGCTCTGCGCCCTCGCCGCGGGCGGCCCGCTGCCGTAAGGCCGCGATCTGGCCATTACGTAGTGCAATCGCCATTACGTACGGCAATGATCCGGAGGGCGGTCCAAGTCGGCCGCTCTTACCGGTACTCTGTGACGTCTACCGCGGTACGGCGAGGATGAGATGAAGCTGACTCTTCAGATTGTGTTGATCGTGTCCAGCGTGGTGCTGGTGCTCCTGGTGCTGCTGCACCGCGGCCGTGGCGGCGGGCTTTCCTCGCTGTTCGGTGGCGGCATGCAGTCGAGCCTGTCCGGCTCAAGCGTGGTGGAGAAGAACCTGGACCGGCTCACGCTGTTCTTCGGCGCGATCTGGTTGATCTCCATCATCGGTGTCGGCCTGTTGATGAAGCTCGCGCCAGCGGCGGCAGGCTGAGGGAACCGGATCCGGCCGTCGACCGTTCCCACTGTTGACAGTCCGGATCCGGACTTGACAAGTGAACACAGGCACCAGGGGCAAATACATGACGGGGGAAGTGAGGGTCGATGGCTGGCGGTAACGCGATCCGCGGCACCCGAGTCGGTGCTGGCCCGATGGGCGAGTCCGAACGAGGGGAGTCGGCGCCGAGGCAACGGGTGGCCTACTTCTGTGCCAACGGGCACGAGGTCCGGCCATCGTTCGCCTTGGAGGCCGAGGTACCGGAGAGCTGGGACTGCCCGCGCTGCGGGCTCCCGGCAGGCCGCAACGAGCAGGCGCCCCCGGCCGCGCCACGCAACGAGCCCTACAAGACTCACCTGGCCTACGTGAAGGAGCGCCGCTCCGACGCCGACGGCCAGGCGATCCTGGAGGAGGCGCTGGCCCGCCTGCGGGCCCAGCGCGGCGAGGGCTAGCCGGCGGGTGCAGCCTTGCGGGTCGGGTAGGTGTCGCAGTCCGGCGCGCGTTGCAGCAGTGAGCGGGACGGCCGTGGGGGCATGGCCGGGTACTGATAAGTAGCAGGGGTCAGAACAACGACAGGCCCGGGGGCGGGTACGCCTCCGGGCCTTCTGCTGTCCCAGCCCCGCCAGCCAGCCCTCGGCCTCGCCAGCCAGCCCGTCAGCCTCACCACGGCATCCCCCTCAAGACGACCGGTCATATTCAGCAGCCTCGGCCACCCCAACTAGATGACCGGTCGTCTTAAATCGCCCGTCAATGTGACCGGTCGTCTCGGGTCGCCATCCAATGTGACCGGTCGTCTTAAAGGCGGCACCGGCACCGCGACCGCCCCGATGGTCGTTGTGGGTGGACTACCTCGATCACCCTCATCCACCCCGCCCACTCTCGGTAGCGTCCACCCCATGGCCGAACACCTGATCGTCACCACCACCGTCAACACCCCCGAGGCCGCGCACGCGCTCGCTGCCGCCGCCGTGGAGGCGCGCCTGGCCGCCTGCGTCCAGATCGTGCCGGTGACCAGTGTCTACCGCTGGGACGGAGCGACCCAGACCGAAGGGGAGTGGCGGGTGGAGTGCAAGACCGTGGCGGAGCGGGTGGAGGGGTTGCTGGCGCAGTTGCGGGGTTCGCACAGCTATGACGTGCCGGAGTTGATCGTGACGCCGGTGGTCGGTGGCGGGGCGGACTACCTGGACTGGGTGGCGGCCGAGACCCGGTAGCCGGCGGTGAACCGGGTGATCGCGCCGTAGCAGCGTTCCGGTTCCTCCAGGTGGCCGAAGTGGCCGCTGTGTGCCAGCACCACCAGGCGGGACTCGGGGATGCCCTCGGCGAGCTCGGCGGCCCAGCGCGGGCCGCAGATGAAGTCGTGCCTGCCGACCAGCACCAGGGTGGGGGTGCGGATGGCGGTCAGGTCGTCGCGGATGTCCCACTGCTCCTGGACGCGGTTGGGGTCGTGGGTGGCGCCCAGGGTGTCGAGCCAGCCGGAGAGGTCCGTGGCGGCGTAGTCGGCGA from Crossiella sp. CA-258035 harbors:
- the secG gene encoding preprotein translocase subunit SecG, yielding MKLTLQIVLIVSSVVLVLLVLLHRGRGGGLSSLFGGGMQSSLSGSSVVEKNLDRLTLFFGAIWLISIIGVGLLMKLAPAAAG
- a CDS encoding RNA polymerase-binding protein RbpA, giving the protein MAGGNAIRGTRVGAGPMGESERGESAPRQRVAYFCANGHEVRPSFALEAEVPESWDCPRCGLPAGRNEQAPPAAPRNEPYKTHLAYVKERRSDADGQAILEEALARLRAQRGEG
- the cutA gene encoding divalent-cation tolerance protein CutA, which codes for MAEHLIVTTTVNTPEAAHALAAAAVEARLAACVQIVPVTSVYRWDGATQTEGEWRVECKTVAERVEGLLAQLRGSHSYDVPELIVTPVVGGGADYLDWVAAETR